The following proteins come from a genomic window of Nicotiana tomentosiformis chromosome 12, ASM39032v3, whole genome shotgun sequence:
- the LOC138902614 gene encoding uncharacterized protein, whose product MGHIENIFKQIMEKNVDSDAQLASYNTSIRNLEVQMGQISQALNSRPKGALPSDTVVNPKGGNNTGHTMAVTIRSGRVRIDIDDTAEETQEDMNLSGDHVIDIPEMVVQKAKVLLSKPPPPYPQRLAKKNGENQFKKFIDMMKILSINVPLVEALEKISGYAKFMKDLVTKKRSMNYETIKVTHQVSEIVHSMAQKLEDPGAFTILCTVGSAEFEKSLCDLGASINLMPHSVFKTLGIRPFLAMGKALIDVEAGVLTFRMGDEKVIFHVCKSMRQLNSNEVCSFVDLVTDVIIDDTSATINVGDMLEAVLLNFNDDEMDGFMECVDYLQGMGSHNYAPRKLFLDLENSKTPPTKPSIEEPPILELKPLTPYLRYEFLGSCSTLPVILSSWCLNLALLF is encoded by the exons atgggtcaTATTGAGAACATATTCAAGCAAATAATGGAGAAGAATGTCGattccgatgcccaacttgcttcataCAACACATCAATCagaaacttagaagtgcaaatgggtcaaatctctcaagctttaaattctcgtcctaagggggcactaccaagcgatacggtggtgaacccgaagggtgggaacaatacggggcatACTATGGCCGTTACtataagaagtggaagag tgcggattgatattgacGACACGgcggaagagactcaagaggatatGAACCTGTCTggggatcatgtgattgacataccggaaatgGTAGTGCAAAAAGCTAAGGTATTGTTGtctaagccacctcctccctatcctcaaaggcttgccaagaaaaatggcgagaatcaatttaagaagttcattgatatgatgaagattctctctataaatgtgccattagttgaagctttggagaaAATATCcggatatgcaaagtttatgaaggacttagtgacaaagaagagatcgatgaattatgaaactatcaaagtcactcaccaagtgagtgaaattgtgcattcgatggctcaAAAGTTGGAAGATCCAGGTGCTTTTACAATTCTTTGTACtgttggaagtgccgagtttgaaAAATCTCTTTGTGaccttggggcgagtatcaacctGATGCCCcattcggttttcaagacattaggaattag acctttccttgctatggggaaggctcttattgatgtggaagccggtgtaCTCACTTTCCGgatgggtgatgaaaaggtgatattccatgtgtgcaaatctatgaggcaactgaatagcaatgaagtgtgttcgttcgtggacttggtgaccgatgtgattattgatgatacaagtgccacgattaatgtgggtgacatgttggaggctGTTTTGCTCAATTTTAATGATGATGAAATGGATGGCTTTATGGAATGTGTTGATTAtttgcaagggatggggtcaCACAATTATGCACCTCGGAAACTTTTCTTGGATCTAGAGAATAGCaaaactcctccaacaaagccttcaattgaagagcctcctatcttggagttgaagccattaactccatatctcaggtatgaattccttggctcttgctctactttaccggttattctttcctcttggtGCTTGAATTTGGCACTTCTTTTTTAG